From Watersipora subatra chromosome 8, tzWatSuba1.1, whole genome shotgun sequence, a single genomic window includes:
- the LOC137402666 gene encoding uncharacterized protein, with protein sequence MAKFSPPGEFDFVPENWQEWIARWDMFYSISKLSKEDNVIQINSLLYSMGPASNSIFKSLGLSNDDAKDYAKVVAGFTRYFAPKKYIIFERARFFRRDQLVGETVEEYVRALNEIVHKCEFGDKRSEQIRDRIVVGILDKQTSREMQKMDVEQLTEETAIAMARQAEQIERNIKELSSIAKRSETCTADCVSEPHKPSVDQVKSQNLSSKCARCGYMTHTKGSCPAIGSTCKKCNGRNHFAKVCRTGNKKLSQVNEVTNLSPRVESLFIGTVDSTSGYGSDKTWSKLVRVSVLSEPVEFKLDTGADVSVIPKSLCKNALQSPNHLCTGQLTQQGYLS encoded by the coding sequence ATGGCCAAGTTTAGCCCTCCAGGAGAGTTCGATTTTGTGCCAGAGAACTGGCAAGAGTGGATCGCTAGATGGGATATGTTTTATTCTATATCTAAGCTTAGTAAAGAAGACAACGTAATTCAAATAAACAGTTTATTATACAGCATGGGGCCTGCTAGTAACAGCATTTTTAAAAGTCTTGGACTTTCTAATGATGATGCGAAAGACTACGCTAAAGTTGTGGCTGGGTTCACTAGGTATTTTGCGCCCAAGAAGTATATAATATTTGAGCGTGCCAGGTTCTTTAGGCGAGATCAGCTTGTAGGAGAGACAGTTGAAGAGTATGTAAGGGCGTTAAATGAAATTGTCCACAAATGTGAGTTTGGAGACAAGCGGTCTGAGCAAATAAGGGATCGCATAGTAGTTGGGATCCTGGATAAACAGACAAGTAGAGAAATGCAAAAGATGGACGTTGAGCAACTCACTGAGGAAACCGCGATTGCAATGGCTAGGCAGGCTGAGCAGATTGAACGGAATATCAAGGAGCTCAGTTCTATTGCGAAACGTTCAGAGACGTGCACTGCTGATTGTGTCTCTGAGCCTCATAAGCCATCAGTTGATCAAGTGAAGTCGCAAAATCTGTCAAGCAAATGCGCTAGGTGTGGCTATATGACTCATACTAAAGGCAGCTGTCCAGCGATAGGTAGTACTTGCAAAAAATGTAATGGTCGAAATCACTTCGCGAAAGTTTGTAGAACTGGCAACAAAAAGCTGAGCCAAGTAAATGAAGTCACGAACTTGTCACCCAGAGTTGAATCTCTGTTTATCGGCACTGTAGATAGTACTAGTGGATATGGTTCTGATAAAACATGGAGCAAGCTAGTGCGGGTGTCTGTCCTCTCTGAGCCTGTGGAATTCAAACTTGATACAGGGGCAGATGTGTCCGTAATACCAAAAAGTCTTTGCAAAAATGCTCTTCAATCGCCCAACCACCTCTGCACTGGACAGCTCACTCAGCAAGGCTACCTCAGCTAA